Proteins co-encoded in one Streptococcus pyogenes genomic window:
- a CDS encoding CPBP family intramembrane glutamic endopeptidase produces the protein MKGFINYLKIAVLIILAMVFNVLPMILLQKQHDIPMVLNWGIGIFYLVIVGSVLIVLWRLYQAKQDTSIKQQKMRLVDWGYLALFWLIIRVIAIVGTLVNQLWSGQQVSANDAAIHTLARLIKGGFPLYTALFVLVIAFIAPIMEELVFRGFPMIDLFKGKSLKVAGLVTSLVFALPHATNSVEFIMYSCMGIFLFVAYQRRGNLKDAILLHIFNNLIEVILLMSIGLGVI, from the coding sequence TCATTAATTATTTAAAAATAGCAGTGCTCATTATTCTGGCTATGGTTTTCAATGTCCTTCCGATGATTTTATTGCAAAAGCAACACGATATTCCTATGGTACTTAATTGGGGAATTGGTATTTTCTACTTGGTTATTGTTGGAAGTGTCCTTATTGTATTATGGCGTCTTTATCAAGCTAAGCAAGACACCTCTATTAAACAGCAAAAAATGAGATTGGTTGACTGGGGTTATTTAGCATTATTTTGGTTAATCATCCGTGTGATAGCTATTGTAGGTACCCTTGTTAACCAGCTATGGTCTGGTCAACAAGTGAGTGCTAATGATGCTGCAATACATACCTTAGCTAGACTTATCAAAGGTGGTTTCCCGCTTTATACTGCCCTATTTGTACTTGTGATAGCTTTTATCGCTCCTATTATGGAAGAACTAGTCTTTAGAGGATTTCCTATGATTGATCTCTTCAAAGGAAAATCACTTAAGGTGGCAGGTTTAGTGACCTCTCTTGTTTTTGCTTTACCACATGCCACCAATAGTGTTGAATTTATCATGTACAGCTGTATGGGCATTTTTCTCTTTGTTGCCTATCAAAGACGAGGAAACTTAAAAGATGCTATCTTGTTACATATTTTTAATAACTTGATTGAAGTCATTTTGTTAATGTCAATAGGCTTAGGAGTCATATAA
- a CDS encoding chloride channel protein, which yields MKRHFLLLTFYLFLTGLTAGLVAFILTKAIHLIQSLSFGFSQGSFSTMIASVPPQRRALSLLFAGLLAGLGWHLLAKKGKDIQSIQQIIQDDISFSPWTQFWHGWLQLTTVSMGAPVGREGASREVAVTLTSLWSQRCNLSKADQKLLLACASGAALGAVYNAPLATILFILEAILNRWSLKNIYAACLTSYVAVETVALLQGRHEIQYLMPQQHWTLGTLIGSVLAGLILSLFAHAYKHLLKHLPKADAKSQWFIPKVLIAFSLIAGLSIFFPEILGNGKAGLLFFLHEEPHLSYISWLLVAKAVAISLVFASGAKGGKIAPSMMLGGASGLLLAILSQYLIPLSLSNTLAIMVGATIFLGVINKIPLAAPVFLVEITGQSLLMIIPLALANLIFYFSYQFYRFILK from the coding sequence ATGAAACGACACTTTTTACTCTTGACCTTTTACCTCTTTTTAACAGGTTTAACAGCTGGCCTTGTTGCTTTTATCTTAACAAAAGCCATTCACCTGATTCAGTCCCTCAGTTTTGGATTCAGTCAAGGTTCTTTTAGCACTATGATTGCTAGTGTTCCACCACAAAGACGAGCTCTTTCACTCCTCTTTGCTGGACTTCTTGCAGGTCTTGGGTGGCACCTATTGGCTAAAAAAGGAAAGGACATTCAATCTATTCAGCAAATCATTCAAGATGACATCTCATTTAGTCCCTGGACACAGTTTTGGCATGGTTGGCTCCAATTAACGACCGTATCTATGGGAGCTCCTGTCGGCCGAGAAGGAGCTTCACGGGAAGTCGCTGTTACCTTGACGTCTCTTTGGAGCCAAAGATGCAACTTGTCAAAAGCCGATCAAAAACTTTTATTAGCCTGCGCTTCTGGCGCTGCCCTTGGTGCTGTCTACAATGCTCCCTTAGCCACTATTTTATTTATCTTAGAAGCTATTCTTAACCGTTGGTCCCTTAAAAATATATACGCTGCCTGCCTAACGAGCTATGTGGCTGTGGAAACAGTTGCTTTATTACAAGGCCGACATGAGATTCAATACCTAATGCCTCAGCAACATTGGACGCTAGGAACCCTTATTGGGTCCGTCCTGGCTGGTCTTATCCTTTCCCTCTTTGCTCACGCTTACAAACATCTTTTGAAACACCTTCCTAAGGCTGATGCCAAAAGTCAGTGGTTTATTCCGAAAGTTCTCATCGCTTTTAGCCTTATCGCAGGACTCAGCATTTTCTTCCCAGAGATTTTAGGAAATGGCAAAGCTGGATTACTCTTTTTTCTCCATGAAGAACCACATCTGAGCTATATTAGCTGGCTACTTGTTGCCAAAGCTGTCGCTATCTCTTTAGTTTTTGCTTCTGGAGCAAAAGGGGGTAAAATTGCTCCTTCTATGATGCTTGGAGGTGCTAGTGGCTTACTACTAGCTATCCTTAGTCAGTACCTTATTCCCTTGTCTCTATCAAATACGTTAGCCATTATGGTTGGTGCAACAATCTTTTTAGGTGTGATCAATAAGATACCCTTGGCGGCACCAGTTTTTCTGGTTGAAATTACAGGCCAATCGTTACTAATGATTATCCCTTTAGCATTAGCTAACCTCATTTTTTATTTTAGCTATCAGTTTTATCGTTTCATCCTTAAATGA